In the Octadecabacter sp. SW4 genome, one interval contains:
- a CDS encoding 5-(carboxyamino)imidazole ribonucleotide synthase has translation MTDPLTTGATIGILGGGQLGRMLSVAASRLGLRTHIFEPGANPPAADVAHAVTTASYDDDGALRAFAAGVDVITYEFENIPTAALDILEEHCPIRPGRAALATSQDRLTEKEFLQGLGLKVAPFAKVENAADLDAGLADIGTPAILKTRRFGYDGKGQARIMDRRDAAAALADMAGAPAVLEGFVDFNVEVSVIGARGADGAVACFDPGENIHRDGILHSTTVPATLSPSQRTDAVLIAARILNALDYIGVMGVELFVTRDGLIVNEIAPRVHNSGHWTQNGCLIDQFEQHIRAVAGWPLGDGGRHSNVVMENLIGDDMDRVPAIAATNTALHLYGKSEVKKGRKMGHLNRITGPCT, from the coding sequence ATGACTGATCCACTGACCACCGGCGCGACAATCGGCATTCTTGGCGGCGGTCAATTGGGGCGGATGCTGTCCGTTGCCGCCAGCCGCCTCGGGCTGCGCACCCATATATTCGAACCGGGCGCCAACCCGCCCGCCGCCGATGTAGCCCATGCCGTCACAACCGCCAGCTACGACGACGACGGCGCGCTGCGCGCCTTCGCCGCGGGCGTCGACGTGATTACCTATGAATTTGAAAACATCCCCACCGCAGCGCTGGATATCCTTGAGGAACACTGCCCGATCCGGCCCGGACGCGCGGCCCTTGCGACCTCGCAAGACCGCTTGACTGAAAAAGAGTTTCTGCAAGGCCTCGGGCTGAAGGTCGCGCCCTTTGCCAAGGTCGAAAACGCGGCTGACCTTGACGCCGGGCTTGCCGATATCGGCACGCCCGCGATCCTGAAAACGCGCCGCTTTGGCTATGATGGCAAGGGGCAGGCGCGGATCATGGACAGGCGCGATGCCGCAGCGGCGCTGGCAGACATGGCTGGCGCACCAGCGGTGCTGGAAGGGTTCGTCGATTTCAACGTTGAGGTGTCGGTGATCGGCGCGCGCGGCGCTGACGGAGCGGTGGCCTGCTTTGATCCGGGCGAAAACATCCACCGTGACGGCATCCTGCACAGCACGACCGTGCCCGCCACCCTTTCGCCGAGCCAGCGCACCGATGCGGTGCTGATTGCGGCGCGTATCCTCAATGCGTTGGACTATATCGGCGTGATGGGGGTTGAGCTGTTCGTGACCCGCGACGGTCTGATCGTCAACGAGATCGCCCCGCGCGTGCACAATTCCGGCCACTGGACCCAAAACGGCTGTTTGATCGACCAGTTTGAACAGCATATTCGCGCCGTGGCAGGCTGGCCCCTTGGTGATGGCGGCCGCCATTCAAACGTGGTGATGGAAAACCTGATCGGCGATGATATGGACCGCGTGCCAGCGATTGCCGCGACAAACACCGCGCTGCATCTTTACGGCAAATCCGAGGTCAAAAAGGGCCGCAAGATGGGACATCTCAACAGGATCACCGGACCCTGTACCTAG
- a CDS encoding Hsp20 family protein: MTKLTLGTHPFLLGFEQLERLVERTAKTGNDGYPPYNIEQTSENSYRISLAVAGFADDDLAITVEDNQLVIRGRQGDDADDRVFLHRGIATRRFQKSFVLADGVDVGEAVMENGLLHVDLTRAVPDSIVQTIKITKGAKS, from the coding sequence ATGACAAAATTGACGTTGGGGACGCATCCGTTCCTACTTGGGTTTGAACAGCTTGAACGGTTGGTGGAACGCACCGCCAAGACGGGAAATGACGGCTACCCCCCTTATAATATTGAACAAACATCGGAAAATTCTTATCGGATTTCGCTGGCCGTCGCCGGTTTCGCCGACGATGATCTGGCGATCACGGTCGAGGACAATCAACTGGTGATCCGTGGTCGTCAGGGCGACGATGCGGATGATCGCGTGTTTCTGCACCGCGGCATCGCAACGCGACGGTTCCAAAAATCATTCGTATTGGCCGATGGTGTCGATGTGGGCGAGGCGGTGATGGAAAACGGCCTGCTGCACGTTGATCTGACCCGTGCGGTGCCCGATTCAATCGTGCAGACGATCAAGATCACGAAAGGAGCGAAATCATGA
- a CDS encoding bifunctional sulfate adenylyltransferase/adenylylsulfate kinase, protein MQNLAPIPELYVSYDSAQKLKVEAGNLASHDLTPRQICDLELLMNGGFNPLKGFLSEQDYNGVVDNMRLADGTLWPMPITLDVTEDFAKSVETGQDIALRDQEGVILATMTVTDKWEPNKSREAEKVFGADDSTHPAVNYLHNQAGKIYLGGPVTGIQQPVHYDFRGSRNTPNELRAFFRKMGWRRVVAFQTRNPLHRAHQELTFRAAREAQANLLIHPVVGLTKPGDVDHFTRVRCYEAVLDKYPASTTSMSLLNLAMRMAGPREAVWHGLIRANHGCTHFIVGRDHAGPGKNAAGEDFYGPYDAQDLFREHQEEMGIEMVDFKHMVWVQERAQYEPMDEIKDKDAVTILNISGTELRRRLSEGLEIPEWFSFPEVVKELRRTKPPRSNQGFTVFFTGFSGSGKSTIANALMVKLMEMGGRPVTLLDGDIVRKNLSSELGFSKEHRDLNIRRIGYVASEITKNGGIAICAPIAPYATTRRAVREDIEAFGAFIEVHVATSIEECERRDRKGLYKLAREGKIKEFTGISDPYDVPADPELRVETEGTDVDNCAHQVILKLESLGLIAGN, encoded by the coding sequence ATGCAAAATCTGGCCCCGATCCCCGAACTTTATGTGTCCTACGACAGCGCGCAAAAGCTGAAAGTCGAAGCGGGAAACCTCGCCTCGCACGATCTGACCCCGCGCCAGATTTGCGATCTTGAATTGCTGATGAATGGCGGTTTCAACCCGCTCAAGGGCTTCCTGAGCGAACAGGACTACAATGGCGTCGTCGATAACATGCGTCTGGCAGATGGCACACTTTGGCCGATGCCGATCACGCTGGATGTCACCGAGGACTTCGCCAAATCCGTGGAAACCGGCCAGGACATCGCCCTGCGCGACCAGGAAGGCGTGATCCTTGCTACCATGACCGTCACCGACAAGTGGGAACCCAACAAATCCCGCGAGGCCGAAAAGGTCTTCGGTGCCGATGACAGCACGCACCCCGCCGTCAATTATCTGCACAATCAGGCGGGCAAGATCTATCTGGGTGGCCCTGTCACCGGCATTCAGCAACCTGTGCACTACGATTTCCGCGGCTCGCGCAACACACCCAACGAATTACGCGCTTTTTTCCGCAAGATGGGCTGGCGCCGCGTTGTCGCGTTCCAAACTCGCAACCCGCTGCACCGCGCCCATCAGGAACTGACGTTCCGCGCCGCCCGCGAGGCCCAGGCCAACCTGCTGATCCACCCCGTTGTCGGCCTGACCAAGCCCGGTGACGTTGACCACTTTACCCGCGTGCGCTGCTACGAGGCGGTTCTGGATAAATATCCGGCCTCGACCACCTCGATGTCGCTACTCAACCTTGCGATGCGCATGGCTGGCCCGCGCGAGGCCGTATGGCACGGTCTGATCCGCGCCAATCACGGCTGTACTCACTTTATCGTCGGGCGCGATCACGCCGGCCCGGGCAAAAACGCGGCAGGCGAAGATTTCTATGGCCCCTATGACGCGCAGGATTTGTTCCGCGAGCACCAGGAAGAAATGGGCATCGAAATGGTCGATTTCAAACATATGGTCTGGGTGCAGGAACGTGCCCAATACGAACCGATGGATGAAATCAAGGACAAGGACGCCGTCACGATCCTGAACATTTCCGGCACCGAACTGCGTCGCCGCCTGTCCGAGGGTCTGGAAATCCCCGAATGGTTTTCCTTCCCCGAGGTTGTCAAGGAATTGCGCCGCACCAAGCCGCCCCGTTCCAACCAGGGCTTTACCGTGTTTTTCACCGGCTTTTCCGGCTCGGGCAAATCCACCATCGCAAACGCCTTGATGGTGAAACTGATGGAAATGGGTGGTCGTCCAGTGACGCTGCTGGATGGGGATATCGTGCGCAAGAACCTCAGCTCTGAACTGGGGTTCAGCAAGGAACACCGCGATCTCAACATCCGCCGGATCGGTTATGTTGCCTCAGAAATCACGAAAAACGGTGGCATTGCCATCTGCGCGCCCATCGCGCCCTATGCCACGACACGGCGCGCCGTGCGCGAAGATATCGAGGCCTTTGGTGCCTTTATCGAGGTCCACGTAGCCACCAGCATCGAAGAATGCGAACGCCGCGACCGCAAAGGGCTTTATAAGTTGGCGCGCGAGGGCAAGATCAAGGAATTTACCGGGATTTCAGACCCTTACGATGTTCCTGCCGATCCAGAATTGCGTGTGGAAACCGAAGGCACCGATGTGGACAACTGCGCGCATCAGGTCATCTTGAAGCTGGAAAGCTTGGGGCTGATCGCGGGCAACTAA
- the trxB gene encoding thioredoxin-disulfide reductase: protein MADTRKTKVLIIGSGPAGYTAGVYASRAMLEPILVQGIEPGGQLTMTTDVENWPGDSEVQGPDLMLRMEAHARATGTEIIGDIITSVDFSKRPFVAQSDSGTVYVADSVILATGARAKWLGLPSEAKFKGFGVSACATCDGFFYRGQEIVVVGGGNTAVEEALFLTNFASKVTLVHRRDELRAEAILIDRLMKNPKIEPLWFHEVEEIYGSDNPLGVEGVKVKHTKTGEITDIPAKGVFIAIGHAPANELVKDVLETHMGGYVVTKPDSTATSIPGVFAAGDLTDHKYRQAVTSAGMGCMAALEAERWMAEQGHAETAMVPEDA, encoded by the coding sequence ATGGCTGACACACGCAAAACCAAAGTTCTTATCATCGGCTCCGGCCCCGCAGGTTATACCGCAGGCGTTTACGCCAGTCGTGCGATGCTTGAACCGATCCTTGTGCAGGGCATTGAGCCGGGCGGGCAGCTGACCATGACGACTGATGTCGAAAACTGGCCCGGCGACTCCGAGGTACAAGGCCCCGACCTCATGCTGCGGATGGAAGCGCATGCCCGCGCAACCGGCACCGAAATTATCGGCGATATCATCACCTCGGTCGATTTTTCAAAACGCCCTTTCGTGGCGCAATCCGACAGCGGCACCGTTTACGTGGCCGATAGCGTGATCCTTGCCACCGGCGCGCGCGCGAAGTGGCTGGGCCTGCCGAGCGAGGCCAAATTCAAGGGCTTTGGCGTGTCGGCCTGCGCCACCTGCGATGGCTTCTTTTATCGCGGGCAGGAAATTGTCGTGGTCGGCGGCGGCAACACAGCCGTCGAAGAAGCCCTGTTCCTGACCAACTTTGCCTCAAAGGTCACGCTGGTGCATCGTCGCGACGAACTGCGCGCCGAAGCGATCCTGATCGACCGTTTGATGAAGAATCCCAAGATCGAACCACTGTGGTTTCACGAAGTCGAAGAAATTTACGGTAGCGACAACCCGCTGGGCGTGGAGGGTGTCAAGGTCAAGCATACCAAAACGGGCGAAATCACCGATATCCCCGCCAAGGGCGTATTCATTGCCATCGGCCACGCCCCTGCAAACGAATTGGTCAAGGACGTGCTGGAAACCCATATGGGCGGCTATGTTGTTACCAAACCCGACAGCACTGCCACCAGCATTCCAGGCGTCTTTGCAGCGGGCGATCTGACTGATCACAAGTATCGTCAGGCCGTCACATCCGCCGGTATGGGCTGTATGGCCGCACTCGAGGCCGAACGCTGGATGGCCGAACAAGGCCACGCGGAAACAGCGATGGTCCCCGAAGACGCATAA
- the purE gene encoding 5-(carboxyamino)imidazole ribonucleotide mutase produces the protein MTEIPVGIIMGSQSDWPTMREAAEVLDQLGIAYETRIVSAHRTPDRLWAYGRDAVERGLQVIIAGAGGAAHLPGMMASKTRIPVIGVPVQTKALSGVDSLYSIVQMPKGYPVATMAIGAPGAANAGLMAAGILALHDSELAQRLDAWRTTLSDSIPDAPSND, from the coding sequence ATGACTGAAATTCCTGTCGGTATCATCATGGGCAGCCAGTCTGACTGGCCCACAATGCGCGAAGCCGCCGAAGTGCTGGACCAGCTTGGCATCGCCTACGAGACCAGGATCGTGTCGGCCCACCGCACGCCTGACCGGCTGTGGGCCTATGGGCGCGACGCGGTTGAGCGCGGTCTGCAAGTGATCATCGCGGGCGCTGGCGGGGCAGCGCATCTGCCCGGCATGATGGCCTCGAAAACCCGCATTCCCGTGATCGGCGTGCCGGTACAGACCAAAGCCTTGTCGGGTGTTGATTCGCTGTATTCGATCGTGCAGATGCCCAAGGGTTACCCCGTAGCGACAATGGCAATCGGAGCCCCCGGTGCGGCAAATGCAGGCCTTATGGCCGCCGGAATTCTGGCACTGCATGACAGCGAACTGGCCCAGCGCCTTGATGCCTGGCGCACCACGCTGTCCGATTCAATTCCGGATGCCCCGAGTAATGACTGA
- a CDS encoding DUF1150 family protein gives MNTEYKLADHADDRLVYVKPVAVSDLPDEVREQAGDMKQLFAVHNSDGEQLALVANRRLAFALALENDMSPMTLH, from the coding sequence ATGAATACCGAATACAAACTGGCAGACCACGCCGATGATCGGCTTGTTTACGTGAAACCCGTTGCCGTGTCTGACCTGCCCGACGAGGTGCGCGAGCAGGCGGGTGACATGAAGCAGCTGTTCGCCGTGCATAACAGCGACGGGGAACAACTGGCGCTGGTCGCCAACCGGCGGCTTGCCTTCGCACTGGCACTTGAAAACGACATGTCCCCAATGACACTTCACTAA
- a CDS encoding YdcH family protein — protein sequence MNTSSRMEQIDVLRYELEVMRQEHRDLDDAIHALQERGSADMLTMKRLKKQKLALKDKIVQLEDRITPDIIA from the coding sequence ATGAACACATCGTCCCGAATGGAGCAGATCGACGTGCTGCGCTATGAGCTTGAGGTGATGCGCCAGGAACATCGCGATCTTGATGATGCGATTCACGCCCTTCAGGAACGTGGCAGCGCCGATATGCTGACCATGAAGCGGCTGAAGAAACAAAAACTTGCGCTCAAGGACAAGATTGTCCAGCTCGAGGATCGGATAACCCCCGATATCATCGCCTGA